A single Apostichopus japonicus isolate 1M-3 chromosome 11, ASM3797524v1, whole genome shotgun sequence DNA region contains:
- the LOC139976356 gene encoding uncharacterized protein: MLLKAHIAMQFDDSGDDGSGGGGSSGDGDGDGDGDGDGDDDDVGDGDGDDDDDDGCDDCDDDDDDCDDDDCDDDDGDDDDDCDGDDDGDGGDGDDDDDDDDDDDDDDDDDDDDDDDDDDDDDDDDDDDDDDDDDDDDDDDDDDDDDDDDDDDDDDCDDCDDDDDDDDDDDDDDDDDDDDDDDDDDDDDDDDDDDDDDDDDDDDDDDDDDHDDDDDDDHDHDDHDDHDDHDCDDHDNDGGGGSDFCCNYYYYYL, from the coding sequence ATGTTGTTAAAAGCACATATTGCAATGCAATTtgatgatagtggtgatgatggtagtggtggtggtggtagtagtggtgatggtgatggtgatggagatggtgatggtgatggtgatgatgatgatgttggtgatggtgatggtgatgatgatgatgatgatggttgtgatgattgtgatgatgatgatgatgattgtgatgatgatgattgtgatgacgatgacggtgacgatgacgatgattgtgatggtgatgatgatggtgatggtggtgatggtgatgatgatgatgatgatgatgatgatgatgatgatgatgatgatgatgatgatgatgatgatgatgatgatgatgatgatgatgatgatgatgatgatgatgatgatgatgatgatgatgatgatgatgatgatgatgatgatgatgatgatgatgatgatgatgatgatgatgatgatgatgattgtgatgattgtgatgatgatgatgatgatgatgatgatgatgatgatgatgatgatgatgatgatgatgatgatgatgatgatgatgatgatgatgatgatgatgatgatgatgatgatgatgatgatgatgatgatgatgatgatgatgatgatgatgatcatgatgatgatgatgatgatgatcatgatcatgatgatcatgatgatcatgatgatcatgattgtgatgatcatgataatgatggtgGCGGTGGCAGTGatttttgttgtaattattattattattatttataa
- the LOC139975630 gene encoding ciliogenesis and planar polarity effector 2-like, giving the protein MSVSSSSESLILPDWYKSKDGKQYINAIFKGGKRKVFGFLERPALPPQITPEMWNFKARLVGKSGVGKTSTVAKLTGQPAPRSHCETPGIVSSVAYWPIKLNSNGNVILTRLQFWDAGDNVGKKYDHIYPACREDIDVTLFLFSYTDRSSFLDLHKKLSDSEDDLKDTLRVIVGTKFDQIYRSEITSKELEDFQRQWMVPLLSVQNVHKTETDSGRIVTETCNDLKDVAPSLNRLCEFLLAFRMIKKGLLKDYAWVRTESRSEDDDADSDIEATYV; this is encoded by the exons ATGTCCGTCAGTTCAAGCAGTGAAAGCCTTATTTTACCAGACTGGTACAAAAGCAAGGATGGAAAGCAGTACATCAATGCTATCTTCAAAGGAGGGAAGCGTAAAGTTTTCG GATTCTTGGAGAGGCCAGCCTTACCTCCCCAGATTACACCCGAAATGTGGAACTTCAAGGCCAGACTGGTCGGCAAATCAGGGGTTGGTAAGACCAGTACAGTAGCAAAGTTGACAGGTCAGCCTGCACCAAGATCCCATTGTGAAACACCAG GAATTGTATCATCTGTGGCATACTGGCCAATCAAATTGAATTCTAATGGTAATGTCATCCTCACGAGGCTTCAGTTTTGGGATGCTGGAGATAACGTCGGTAAAAAGTACGACCACATTTATCCT GCCTGCCGAGAAGACATAGACGTTACCCTCTTCCTCTTCTCGTATACGGATAGATCCAGCTTTTTGGATTTACACAAGAAACTGAGCGACTCAGAGGACGACCTGAAAGACACCCTCCGTGTCATCGTCGGAACTAAATTCGATCAGATTTATCGAAGCGAAATAACATCAAAAGAACTTGAAGACTTCCAAAGACAATGGATGGTACCGTTACTCAGTGTACAGAACGTCCACAAGACGGAAACAGACAGCGGGCGCATCGTCACAGAGACCTGCAATGACCTCAAGGATGTAGCGCCCTCtctgaatcgattgtgcgaatTTCTCTTGGCATTCCGGATGATCAAAAAAGGCTTGCTCAAAGATTATGCTTGGGTGAGGACGGAAAGTAGAAGTGAGGATGATGATGCTGACAGTGACATCGAAGCTACTTATGTTtga
- the LOC139975629 gene encoding uncharacterized protein isoform X1, which produces MLWGVVLQPGEPYTELVVDEIRLSMASLEFRSSKTTVPCPTSHVVVTTVKGEYLLCSLEKGSTPQQSLDLVLQPKEEVTFCIEGTGVVHLTGYTPESPLAQEYVEVSPEEDMIYVDEQGSDEPDLVRASQVPSAQSNVKSEESSATIEGIYPDEIPGRQNLDTCSDTSNPVVDMVKTEQPDNISSEGLYEVIDMVKTEQPDNISSEGLYEGWILEDHHPVNQSSADINDYEGSHYVESNNIEESGPYLNISRPGTSSTIQESGYEGSTNTKESKVMLDVCKNGVTRVFDNMHCCLYCRKMISCKIKRHILMVHSEEREVKVAMAMANGQARLTAFALLRLRGDHYHNVRVLQTGRGKLLTVRRPRKGSDQRPEDYMPCPNCLGYVIKTDLFKHRHKCIVTSIQREGPSRKRPSSRLQYLAWRRRLQLSATVKRAKTSVFVDPPDQEQQPELLILANHIYRLRDHLQDEIEKNYDTLMAAPEQRTYLALQQSTAASLILYNRSRAGEAMRMKLASFTNRAEWDCKGSTRSLSSVEKELSKRLEMVQTPGRSGRTVTILLTPTVKKAIELLVTTRSLADINRDNQYIFAKSGGGSLQYLRGQEVIQSAVVNAQVGQPNLLGGTKFRSFVATVSQVSDSNDDELQWIAKHIMDGLVKVGDSFHRDLKSSVLEVAKVSKILCAMDAGKDNNFGSKTLSEINLSDIPNVEEDRELDEWEEVADEEKEEEENQQDEDEEEEVEEAGGEDEIEIDIGEEQDSACYNSDGRYPWNLDGSQEMEQSCPGTSESVSTQRGKMTKIPWTSDEKNALWLSFGHFIKASTLPGKHDIVEAMKKYTILQGRTWRNIKDAVRNIIKKENKG; this is translated from the exons gTGTGGTTCATCTGACGGGGTACACACCAGAGAGTCCGTTGGCTCAAGAATACGTCGAAGTCAGCCCCGAGGAAGATATGATCTACGTTGATGAGCAAGGGTCAGACGAACCGGACCTCGTTAGAGCATCTCAGG TTCCTTCAGCCCAGAGTAATGTGAAAAGTGAAGAGTCATCGGCGACCATAGAAGGTATTTATCCAGACGAGATTCCAGGCAGACAAAATCTTGATACCTGCTCCGATACTTCAAACCCAG TTGTCGATATGGTTAAAACCGAACAACCGGATAACATTAGCTCAGAAGGTCTCTATGAAG TTATCGATATGGTTAAAACCGAGCAACCGGATAACATAAGCTCAGAAGGTCTCTATGAAGGTTGGATACTGGAGGATCATCACCCTGTGAATCAGTCCTCAG CCGACATAAACGACTACGAAGGAAGCCACTACGTAGAAAGTAACAACATAGAAGAAAGTGGGccttatttaaatatttccagGCCTGGTACATCCAGTACTATTCAAGAGAGCGGTTACGAGGGCAGCACGAACACTAAAG AATCTAAAGTCATGTTAGATGTTTGCAAGAACGGCGTGACCAGAGTTTTCGACAACATGCACTGCTGCCTGTATTGTAGGAAGATGATTTCCTGCAAGATTAAGAGACACATCCTGATGGTGCACAGTGAGGAGAGAGAGGTCaaggttgccatggcaatgGCAAATGGTCAAGCAAGGCTCACGGCGTTTGCTCTACTGCGGCTCCGAGGGGATCACTATCACAACGTCAGAGTGCTCCAGACCGGGCGAGGAAAACTACTGACCGTGAGAAGACCACGCAAAGGGTCGGACCAGAGGCCAGAGGACTACATGCCGTGTCCGAATTGTCTCGGTTACGTAATCAAGACAGATTTATTCAAGCACCGGCACAAGTGCATCGTGACCAGCATTCAGAGGGAAGGCCCCAGTAGGAAGAGACCCAGTAGTAGATTGCAATATCTCGCATGGAGGAGACGGCTCCAATTGTCCGCAACGGTCAAGAGGGCCAAGACCAGCGTCTTTGTTGATCCCCCGGACCAGGAACAACAACCGGAGCTGCTGATCCTAGCGAACCACATCTATAGACTCCGTGACCACCTACAGGATGAAATTGAAAAGAATTACGACACGCTCATGGCCGCACCGGAACAGAGAACTTATCTGGCTTTACAGCAAAGTACAGCTGCCAGCCTGATTCTGTACAACCGAAGCAGGGCAGGAGAAGCCATGAGAATGAAACTGGCGAGCTTCACGAACAGGGCAGAGTGGGACTGTAAGGGCAGCACACGATCTCTCTCAAGTGTGGAGAAGGAGCTTAGCAAGAG GTTAGAGATGGTGCAAACACCTGGACGATCGGGCAGAACGGTAACAATCCTTCTCACCCCAACGGTGAAGAAAGCCATCGAGTTACTCGTGACGACCCGTTCACTCGCTGACATCAACCGAGATAACCAGTACATCTTTGCCAAGAGCGGCGGAGGTTCTCTTCAGTACCTGAGAGGTCAGGAGGTCATCCAGTCAGCTGTCGTGAATGCTCAAGTAGGTCAGCCCAATCTCTTAGGCGGCACTAAGTTCAGGTCATTTGTTGCCACGGTCTCCCAAGTGTCGGACTCGAATGACGACGAGCTTCAGTGGATCGCGAAACACATCATGGACGGGCTCGTTAAAGTTGGCGACAGCTTTCACCGTGATTTGAAGTCATCCGTGCTAGAAGTGGCAAAAGTCAGCAAAATCCTGTGTGCGATGGATGCAGGCAAAGATAACAACTTTGGAAGCAAAACATTGTCAGAAATAAACCTGTCAG ACATTCCCAATGTAGAAGAAGACAGAGAACTAGATGAATGGGAGGAAGTAGCTGATGAGGAAAAGGAAGAGGAAGAAAATCAGCAAGATGAGGATGaagaggaggaggtggaggaggcgGGAGGAGAAGACGAAATAGAAATAGATATAGGAGAAGAACAAGATTCAGCTTGCTACAACTCAG ATGGCAGATACCCTTGGAATTTGGATGGTTCACAAGAGATGGAACAAAGTTGTC CTGGAACTTCTGAATCTGTGTCTACACAGAGAGGAAAG ATGACAAAAATACCGTGGACGTCAGATGAAAAAAATGCCCTGTGGCTAAGTTTTGGCCATTTCATCAAAGCTTCGACCCTCCCGGGAAAACATGATATCGTTGAAGCAATGAAGAAGTACACGATACTACAAGGAAGAACCTGGAGAAACATCAAAGATGCTGTCCGGAATATTATCAAGAAGGAGAATAAAggataa